Proteins from a single region of Hordeum vulgare subsp. vulgare chromosome 6H, MorexV3_pseudomolecules_assembly, whole genome shotgun sequence:
- the LOC123405154 gene encoding NEP1-interacting protein-like 2: MEVAAAGEPAPAGEWLEERGVDAVYLPRLIAGVISGALTGLFALAGALTGAVTGALAGRASDSGVLRGAGLGAIAGAVLSIEVLEASRAYWCSDRLGTSSMADFIEQLLHARFVQQQLGSSAHMAYRWQLSIPDFGHDDVYDIFGDISSRGLSREALEKLPHYVVADEAQTQGKSGENLSCAICLQDMVAGETARRLPNCSHVFHQLCVDKWLSGHGSCPVCRQHV; the protein is encoded by the exons ATGGAGGTTGCCGCGGCGGGAGAGCCGGCGCCCGCGGGCGAGTGGCTGGAGGAGCGCGGCGTGGACGCCGTGTACCTCCCACGGCtgatcgccggcgtcatctccggcgcgCTCACCGGCCTCTTcgctctcg CTGGAGCATTGACCGGAGCCGTCACCGGCGCGCTGGCGGGCAGAGCCTCCGACAGCGGCGTTCTGCGGGGAGCTGGATTGGGAGCGATCGCCGGGGCCGTCCTCTCCATCGAGGTTCTCGAGGCGTCTCGCGCCTACTGGTGCTCGGACCGGCTCGGCACTTCCTCCATG GCAGATTTCATAGAGCAGCTCCTGCATGCCCGGTTTGTGCAACAGCAGCTTGGATCGTCAGCACATATGGCGTACCGTTGGCAG CTCAGCATACCGGATTTTGGGCACGATGATGTGTACGACATCTTCGGAGACATTTCGTCTAGAgggctttcgcgagaggcactgGAGAAACTACCACACTACGTGGTGGCTGATGAGGCTCAGACTCAGGGCAAATCGGGTGAAAACCTGTCGTGTGCCATCTGTCTACAG GATATGGTAGCCGGTGAGACGGCGAGAAGACTACCCAATTGCTCCCATGTATTTCATCAGCTCTGCGTGGACAAATGGCTCAGTGGCCACGGTTCATGCCCTGTGTGTCGGCAACATGTGTAA